CCGGATCGCCGGCGAGAGGTTCGGACTCCTGGCGGGACTCTACGTCGCCCTCCCGCCGATCTTCCTCAGCTACGTCCAGCTCTCGTCTCACGGGGAGAACGTCGCCCTCACGTTCGGGACCGTCGTCCTCGCGGCCGGGACAGCCCTGCTGGACGGCCGCACGACGTCGCGGGCCCGGGCGGTGGCGTGGGCGATCCTCGGGCTGGCGGGCGGTCTCGGCTGGTGGGGCACCCAGATGATGGGGATGTTCCTGGTGGCCGCGGCGCTCGCCCTCGTGGTGGCCCGTCCGCGGGTGCTGCGCGAGCCGGGCCCGTATGTCGCCCTCGGGCTGTTCGCCCTCGCCGGGCTGCCGTTCTGGGTCTGGAACGTCCAGCACGAGTGGTCGACGTTCTGGCATCTCCTGACGTGGGGCGACAATGGGTCCCCCGAGCTCTCGACGCGCATCGGCAACGTGGCGGGCGCCCTGGTCGCGACGCTGCGCGACTACTACTGGGACGGGCACGCCGTGAAGCTGCCGGCCCCGGTGTCGCGCGTGGGGGCTGCGGTGGTCGTGCTGGTCTACCTGCCGGCCGTGCTGCTCGCCGCCGGCCACGTCGGGACCTGGGCGTGGCGCCTCTGGCGGCGCCAGCGTCCGTGGCAGGAGCCCCTCGACCTGGTCGTCCTCGCCTTCTGGCTGACGGTGGCCGCGCACCTGGCGACCTGGTTCGGGACCTCCGGCGTGCTGCGTTACTCGATGACCTTCTACGCGACGCTGCCCGTGCTCTGCGCCGTCCTGCTCGCCCGGGTCGCCCGGCTGGGGCGGCTCGGGGGCGCGGTGGCCGTCGCGCTCGCGCTCCTGCTGCTCGGCTACGACGCCCTCACCCACGTCTACTTCGTCAGGGACGCGGAAGGGATGCCGCGCCGTCCGGTGGACGCCGCCATCGCCCGGCTCGAGGCCCTGGGGATCCGCGCCTGCTACGCCGACAGCCGGATCGCGCAGGTCATCGCGTTCGAGTCTCGGGAGCGCGTGGTCTGCGCCGACTACGAGGGCTACCGGAACTTTGCCTTCCTGCAGGCCGTCGACGCGGTGGAGGATCCCGGCGCGGTCGCCATCGTGACCCACCGCGTGCTCCGCGGGCCCGAGCCCGACGCGATGGCGCAGTCGCTCCGGCTCCTGGGCGCGGAGGTCGAGCGGGAGGAGGTCGGCGAGTACGTCATCTTCCACCACGCCCGGCCTCCGGACCCGCGCATCCGGCCGATCCCGCCCACCCGGTGGTCGGCCCGAACGTCCTGGGAGGCCGACGCGGCTCGTTTCGCGTTCGACCGACAGATCTGGACCCGGTGGACCGCCCGGAAGGCGGGACCCGAGTGGTTCGAGCTGGACCTCGGGGCGGTTCACCGGCTGGCCCAGGTCACGCTGGCGACCGGCCCCTTCCCGGGGGACGCCCCGGTCGGACTGCGGGTCGAGACCTCGCCGGACGGCCGCGTGTGGGACATCGCGGGGGAAGCCCCCGACCTGGTGTCGGGCCTGCACTGGTGGAAGGGGCACCCGCGCGTGGACGGGGGTGGCCGCGTGATCGTCCGGATGGTGCCGCGCCCGGCCCGCTACGTCCGCTTCACGCAGACAGGGCGGGATCGCCCCGGGGTTCTCTGGAGCCTCTCGGAGCTCTTCGCCTATGAGATCGCCGATGCGGCCTGGGAGCCGCCGCCGGCGGCCCGGGCGGCCTACCGGGAGGCGCAGGCCGAGGTCGCCCGCTGGATGGACGACC
Above is a genomic segment from Candidatus Methylomirabilota bacterium containing:
- a CDS encoding discoidin domain-containing protein, with translation RIAGERFGLLAGLYVALPPIFLSYVQLSSHGENVALTFGTVVLAAGTALLDGRTTSRARAVAWAILGLAGGLGWWGTQMMGMFLVAAALALVVARPRVLREPGPYVALGLFALAGLPFWVWNVQHEWSTFWHLLTWGDNGSPELSTRIGNVAGALVATLRDYYWDGHAVKLPAPVSRVGAAVVVLVYLPAVLLAAGHVGTWAWRLWRRQRPWQEPLDLVVLAFWLTVAAHLATWFGTSGVLRYSMTFYATLPVLCAVLLARVARLGRLGGAVAVALALLLLGYDALTHVYFVRDAEGMPRRPVDAAIARLEALGIRACYADSRIAQVIAFESRERVVCADYEGYRNFAFLQAVDAVEDPGAVAIVTHRVLRGPEPDAMAQSLRLLGAEVEREEVGEYVIFHHARPPDPRIRPIPPTRWSARTSWEADAARFAFDRQIWTRWTARKAGPEWFELDLGAVHRLAQVTLATGPFPGDAPVGLRVETSPDGRVWDIAGEAPDLVSGLHWWKGHPRVDGGGRVIVRMVPRPARYVRFTQTGRDRPGVLWSLSELFAYEIADAAWEPPPAARAAYREAQAEVARWMDDPGGPHPKRAPVTYEHRRAQVRWAAAFAAADRALAQVPEWEDAYHLYARILDLSGWSGVPEVALAQARADGAWPEVLRWVDLAGVYTPGFWRSGWGEARVEALARLGRDAETEAARAAASRAEADRRPARPIQVRFGSVLEFTGADFPAAVHPGERVVVRYSWRVLDRMRGDYTAFVHLHGPGRRFGHDHRMGADYGTSRWAAGERTQETLTLRIPPDAPPGPYSVTVGVWLAWSGKKLRVTEADVPYKRYEASVATLRVVPSR